The Lolium rigidum isolate FL_2022 chromosome 2, APGP_CSIRO_Lrig_0.1, whole genome shotgun sequence genomic interval ACCGACCTCTGGACCGGTGAGCTCTGAGCTATGGCGGGCGAGggggaggacgacgaggcggcggcgaTCGAGCTGCAGCTGGAGCAGCACCTGCAGGAGCAGCGGTCCtccctcgacgccgtcgacgaggcCCTCGCCGCCGACGCATCCAACGCGGACCTCCTCGAGGTACGTACGCACGCACGCCTCGGTGTCTCCTACTCTCCTCGGCGCGAGTTCCTGAATCCGTACCGCGGTCCCAGATTGCTGGAGTTGTTCTCGGGTCCTGGTTAACTAACTTGTCCCACCAGGGAATGGGGATTTTTGGGGGCATCCCTGATTCATCCCTGTAGGGGATAAGGAGCTAGTGGGTGTTGGAGTACGAGTAAAATCTGCGATGGATTGCCTGTTTGTCCACGGTGTTAGTAGATGATGGGATTAGGGTGTTGGCAGTATCTACTGGGTTATTAGCATTGAGTTGCAACAGTGAGGGATTTTCTATCTGGGAGGTCAGCGTAATTTGTGTGTTTGTCTGATTACAACGATTGTGCTCCTTTTTATGGTGTGACATTGTTCCAATGTGATTGTTCAGTGGAAATTGCTGCAGGGGTTGAATTAGCCAATTCATGTTTTGTCTCGCTGGCAGCAGCTGACTTGAGAAATCACTAGATATAAGTGCTGCTTATCACAACCATCTGTATATCAGCATGCAGTATTGAGACCTTGAGACTGATGATAGCAAGAGTTAAGTGAAATTTTGCATCTTAGTAGCTTATTTCCTCCAAGCGTAGTTTTTCATTGATGGGTGAAGAGAGCTAAATGCATGACAGCAATAAATGTGGGAGTGGTGATTGGCTCTTATATTTTCATTCCTGAGATGAGTAGGTGACTTAAGTATGCATGTCTTATCTTGAAGATTATGAAAATTCTAGACTCTTTTGGGGGATACTCCTACTTCAATCATAATGTTCCCTAGTTTTGCATTTGCACTCCTAGTTAAACTGTGTCCTGTTCTGCAGGTGCATGAGGAACTTCTTGGGGCCATTAAGGATGCAGAGGAGGCACTTCTCCATTTGAAGCGTTCTAGGCTAGTGAAGCAGATCGATGACATCTTTCCAAATCAGGGGTCAGAACCACAAGAAACAGAAGCTGCTATCGAGCCATTAGATCCAGATGATGTTGAGCCGGAACCATTGGAGCCACAGGAATTTTCAGTCGGATCTAAGTGTAGATTCAGGCACAATGATGGGCGTTGGTATAATGGATGTGTTATAGGACTTGAAGGCTCAAGCGATGCAAGGGTTTCATTTCTGACACCCACATCAGAAAACATGTCGGTGAGTCGTGCTACTTGATCTATCTGTTCTACACAGATTATCTTTCGAATTGTACCAGCCTTGCTGTTTGATAATCACCAGACCTAACCTCTTACACCTGCTAATATAGCTGGTATTGGTAGAAATGTATTAATGGCGCACGAGCCAGTTGGAAAACACTTGGTTGCTTGTTAGTCCCTTCTTCAAATATGAATCTGAGTGTGCTTTCGTTCTGTTAGGACATGTGTGAATGTTTTGTTTGAATGGCCTCGCATAGCGGAGCAACGATAGGAGATGGATTCTGTTCGCCACAAAATATGAATTTTAGGAGAACCATGTGAAATGAGCATGTGTTCAGTAATTGTCTTCTCAATAGAGCCATAAACCATCTGTTCCGTTTTCTATATAACCTGAGCATACATCACCCTATGTTAGCTTCCATCACATGGACACCAATACATGCATAATAAAGGCAGGATAACCACTCCTAGTGCAGGTTACAGGTGGGTGCCCCATAGCTACCTtttgttcctccataaatttctGCTGCTTAATAGTATAACTGTAGTAATACCCAGAAGGCCAGAACAACGGGCATTGTTTTTGCCAGACTTACTAATCAAGTCCACCCATAGTGCAGATGTGCAAGTTCTTTCTACAGCAACGGTGTCGGTTTGCTAGTAACTGCCGCTTGTCCCATGGTATGTATATCGTTTGATGGATGGAACACTTTGAACTTTGTTCTGTTCTtgagttcttcttcctttgcttttaACATTAAACCCTTAAAATGTGCTCTGTTCTTGAGCCCATGATGCTTTGCTTTCGCATAAGGCAATAATGACTCTGTGTAGTGGTGCAAACTTCATAAAATGGTTTGCTCCTTCAATTGTTTCATATTTCCTTTTTAGTGACCAACCTGTCAATATACACACATTTGCTTCTACATGGTCAAGATATGTGTATTGGTTCTGTCCCTCCGGGTGATATGCGTGTCTAATTCGGAACTTGTCCTCAGGTATTGTAATTCCTATTGGATCGTTGAAGCGGTTTACTCCAACTAGATGGCAGCAGTCTCTGGCAGGATCAAACATACTAGCAGCTTCTGGGCATCATTCTGGTCTGTGGAGGAGAGCTGAACTTGAGTCATGGGATGATGACCAGAAGCTTGGTCATGTTATCTTTCAAGACGATGGGAGCACTGCAAGGCTTTCAGGCGATTCTCTCTCTATCCCAGAATATGCTGATGCAGGTGACGAACAAGGCTCAAGCGAGGATGAATCTGGATTCAGTGACGATAGCGATCAAGAGGATGAAACCATTCATCAGGGTGTTGGCCTTTTGGAATCCCAAAATTTAACTGGTGTTCAGTCAGAGACTTTAATCTTTGCAAAGTGGGAGCAGCACACCAGGGGTATTGCCTCCAAAATGATGGCAAAAATGGGGTACCGGGAGGGCATGGGGCTAGGCATATATGGCCAAGGCATGGTTGACCCCATCCCAGTCAAGGTGTTGCCCCCTAAGCAGTCACTTGACCACGCACTCGCTCCAACCGCAGGCGAGGATGGCGGAAGCAAAGCCCGTGATAAGAAGCGCAGCCGGGGCGGGAAACGGAAGCGTGACAAGAAGTTTGCGGAGCTGGCCAGGGCCGCCAAAGCCGAGGAAGCAGAGAGGTCCGTCTTCAGCTTCATGAACAGCCAGCTGGTAAACCAAGACGCGGCCGGAGGCTCGGCGGGCAAAGCTAGGAAGGAGTCGCCAGGCCAGCAGGGCAATGGGCAGCCCAGGAAGGAGGACAACAGGAGATCGTTGCTCGCGTACGACGACGAGGTGAAAGAGCTCAAGAGCCAGGTGGGGAAGCTGGAGGAGATGGTGAAGCGGAACCGCAAGGACAAGGCGGTGCACGAGGCGGCTTCGAGGAAACTGGAGCAGACGCGGAAGGCGCTCGCTGATGCTGAGGCCACGCATGCTTCGGCCACCAGCGCGGTcacgaggaaggagaaggagaaaaaGTGGTTGAAATTTTGATGCCGGTTTCGTGCGCTGGTACTTCCATCTGTGTGGGGAAGATGCATGGAGCTGAAGACTGTTTCCTTTTCTCGGCTCCTGCAGCGTCCGTGTATGGGTGCCTGTGTTTTGTAGGAGCCCTGTTGTAGTGAAAggcgaaacatgtgatatctagtTAGAAGAGACTTTGATTTGGACCATTAGAACCATCCTGTATTAGTTATCTGAACTCTCTCAAACATCTGGCTTTGGTCTGGTCATATGCAATATTTGatggatgatttttttttgtctgtTCTGCTGTCGAAGCCTCTAAGGAATTCACTTTTCCATGTAATATTACGCTGACTAAACAGTTCATGAGTTCCAGACTTCGAATTTTCAAGGTGATTCTTGCCTGCTTCACAGCTGAGTGCTAGCAAATGTTTGACACTGTAGTTTTGATGTGCAATATTCACAACAGTTTTATCTGAAGTTATGTAATAGGACAAGGCGTTTTGGCTGATAGGTGTAGATACACCTATTAGGAAAAgtaaaatttaaatttatttcaaaatgttaaaaaaatttaaataaaattcCTCATCGTGCATCTGAACATTCTATGTTACCTGATGATGAAAGTTTTGCaggaaaaaatatattttatgtggcctatgtaaaaaagacaaataaatgTCTCATAAAAAACTTTTTTGGAGCATGAGAAATTGTCTTTTTTTGCGCAGGCtatagaaaataatatttttcgcGATACTTCTGTGTGTGCAGGCATAGAATATGTCGAAGTACACCCtgaatttatttttaaaatttttagaaattttaaattatgttttttcagtaataggtgcatctacacacctatgagccaaaatggaTTGGAAAGCGTGGTGGGCCCTTTCATCGCTGTTTCCTCTCGTGGGATGCGTGTCGGATGTAGAAGCCGGAGGTTGCAACTGGCGGTTTTGCGGAGGTTAGTTTTGCTTCCTTAGGCCTCTAGTGTCGCTACCGGCGGAGGCATGCTTTGCTACCTTAGATGCCGAACATTGCTGCTGGTTCTTGATGTTGCTGCCTTGGGTGGACTGTTGATGTCTTTAACTGTTTCTCCATTTTTGTGGATTTTGCaacatatgaatttttttttttgctagaacACTTCTGCGGTTTTGCTACATTTGCATAATATATTTGCTACGGGTCTCCAACgaggtgttttttttttgctatacATGGTCTGCGATTTTGCTACATTCTCATAATTTTTTTGAGAcaacttttctatatttttgCTACAATTGTACCATATGTTTGCTACGGGGTCTCCAACGAGTTCTGTCGATGTCTCCGACGATATCTGTTTTTGCTACATTAGCATTTTTTTTGCTACGCGGTatccggcgagactccggcgagcTCAGACTTTTTCTTTCACTTTATGGGTAAACCGTTTTTTACTACATGCAGTTGCTGTCGGGGGGTGTTTATTTTGCTGTCGAGGGTGTTTATTTTGCTGCAGGAGATGTTCTTCTGAGACACGGGCTGGGGAATGAGATCCCTGGGGGACGCCCAACACTTTCCAAATGGATTTCCGTATGTAATAGCCATACTAACGTCGAGTCAAATTTAGGTGTCGCAAACTTACAATTTGCTCTCTTTTTTCATCATCATGTTATAGTTACTGTATGTATGAAGAAACCGTGGTCGTAGATGGTTTGCCGTTAAATAAAACGTTGGTCCAGAATATATTTGTCTGACCCGGTCCTCCTTATCCGGTCCAACCCGACCGGCCAGACACGGCAGCACCAACTCGGAACCGAATCCACCTCCTCCCTTCCTATCCTTCGCCGTCCCCTCCCCAGCACGCGTTCCCCACAAACAAATTCCCCACCACCACCAGAAATCCCCAAATCGAGCCCAGAAgcgccctcctcctcttcccgatcGATTCGACCTGatcgaccgccgccgccaccatgtggGCCGCGTCGTGCCTCGcgtcctgctgcgccgcctgcgccTGCGAGGCCTGCCGCACCGCCGTCGGCAGCATCGGCCGCCGCTCCGCCCGGATCGCCTACTGCGgcctcttcgcgctctccctcctcGCCTCCTGGGTCCTCCGCGAGGTCGCCGCGCCACTCCTACAGTCCATCCCATGTATGAACGCCCCCTAAACCCAACCCGACGATTCCTTCCTCTTCGTTTCCCTTGCCCCCGATTCGATTTCACCGATTTGACGGTGGTGTTGTTCCGGTCGTGCAGGGATTAACCACTTCAGCAAGACCCCGGACCGCGAGTGGTT includes:
- the LOC124687130 gene encoding zinc finger CCCH domain-containing protein 18-like yields the protein MAGEGEDDEAAAIELQLEQHLQEQRSSLDAVDEALAADASNADLLEVHEELLGAIKDAEEALLHLKRSRLVKQIDDIFPNQGSEPQETEAAIEPLDPDDVEPEPLEPQEFSVGSKCRFRHNDGRWYNGCVIGLEGSSDARVSFLTPTSENMSMCKFFLQQRCRFASNCRLSHGIVIPIGSLKRFTPTRWQQSLAGSNILAASGHHSGLWRRAELESWDDDQKLGHVIFQDDGSTARLSGDSLSIPEYADAGDEQGSSEDESGFSDDSDQEDETIHQGVGLLESQNLTGVQSETLIFAKWEQHTRGIASKMMAKMGYREGMGLGIYGQGMVDPIPVKVLPPKQSLDHALAPTAGEDGGSKARDKKRSRGGKRKRDKKFAELARAAKAEEAERSVFSFMNSQLVNQDAAGGSAGKARKESPGQQGNGQPRKEDNRRSLLAYDDEVKELKSQVGKLEEMVKRNRKDKAVHEAASRKLEQTRKALADAEATHASATSAVTRKEKEKKWLKF